A window from Ciconia boyciana chromosome 21, ASM3463844v1, whole genome shotgun sequence encodes these proteins:
- the AHDC1 gene encoding transcription factor Gibbin isoform X2 produces MRVKPPGPVVTTSVVRGSPDYVREPKFYPPGHPAQRPPACPAEKALSCSVLSFPEGSCPALSREHQAGSLLHGDPADRCQSVHGGTKAAEDLLGCAGEPRILGGSAEEATARDRAPKTFPNVTLASGRCNVDSILALLRSKCGNGHINLHPVVQLIDIMKDLNRLSEDLKSSGVHLDCGSLRGGGGGGHEDSRLLPADRDLQYSFFSSPSLANSIRSPEERGVLCKTEPPRHPRAPARDGEADSGGGNVPQPPGHSGGLGGASKAPAEEAGCSQPDAGDYSDLAEADILNELASLACPGTQLLESQAMEPQPQLLPAQELDSQSRLLDSQSLESQPQLLDSQSLEPLPESLELQNLEPLGLQSLEPLSESLELQSLEPLSESLELQSLEPLAEPLGLQTLEPLPGALEPPLLDARAPLLPAEPSLLEAQPLGPVSELLEAQPGAGDPLRPHGLQPRLGGCPLGSVVKRGPCGGRGGGRCGEDHRKYALRRTDKPKMLCRRRRAGRGRRADVTPESRVLSPLALPAEVPSGPEEPGTPLLAPPPPPPATLDPDEVPKAPATGKKSKCRGVRKMVVKMAKIPVSLGRRNKTTYKVSSLSSNLNLEGKELAASSSMEPTPLLKMKNNGRNVVVVFPPGEMPIILKRKRGRPPKNLLLGQAKPKEPAPEVKKRRRRKQKLASPQPSYIADTNDSKADYSDVLAKLAFLNRQSQCSGRCSPPRCWTPSEPESIHQAPDTQSISHFLHRVQGFRRRGGKAGGFGGRGGGHAARAARCSFSDFFEGIGKKKKAPATLHADTMHPRKRGRPEPDPVGKPKRKRRARKNGALFPEPNPGQSFGDGPAEWAGGEKGSPWAPHHGHPGGQAGRNGGYQGAEARPFHTAGLESGSSGRAGFYTGSTPSSQTEAGGERHSLFTGYFRSLLDSDDSSDLLDFALSASRSESRKSAAAYTAPPAALPGQRGLAAYPARGGKVAAATPGAEAAFHAAMQGRPAFPPGRAAAATAGYGVAQGSSECRGAEAFPKLAPPSAVSRSPTAHPAASGTPGYSPYGSYGAGQSVAPASVFPPGKQYPSAQDCPNSKDCSFAYGSGSSLPSSPSSAHSAGYAPQTAGPSLPLGKAAFFNSAEQGGQFSSAAHTPLRCDSRASTVSPGGYMVPKGSASFQPSPENCRQFPSAAPWAFRQGYGGLDWSSEAFSQLYNPGFECHLNEPNVILDISNYTPQKAKQQTVSETFSESSSDSTQFNQPAGYRRANSEASSSEGQSSLSSLEKLMMDWNEASSAPGYNWNQSVLFQSNSKPGRGRRKKVDMFDTSHLNFSSSSSSSSVYPSKRSTGPRQPRGSRGACASKKERGTGKAKFPTKSQAVNPLFQESTDLGLDYYSGDSSMSPLPSQSRGFGVGERDPCDYAGPYSMNPSTPSDGTFVQGFQSDSPGLGQPDLESKHFPALPHQLAAPGQQTVFEAGLQKAFSPNCSPTLAFKEDLRAGDIRKLPACDSLKHSMQGGALPHAPHLACRDLPMPQPHYDSPSCKNPPYWYSPNASTRSPSYDGKAGAGMLVDFMGRTDPPCLNPHLSSPSGTHPSKGEKEPLEMSRAHHRGPYACPLINDLNISPVPRDSMLQLQDNYRYPSFAPQGHPVMAPTQKSGFLGPMVEQQHPEDTFTVTSL; encoded by the coding sequence ATGCGCGTGAAGCCCCCGGGCCCAGTGGTAACGACCAGCGTTGTGCGTGGCTCGCCCGACTACGTCCGAGAGCCCAAGTTCTACCCACCGGGGCACCCGGCGCAGCGGCCCCCAGcctgcccggcggaaaaggcCTTATCCTGCAGCGTGCTGAGCTTTCCTGAGGGCTCGTGCCCTGCGCTCAGCCGGGAGCACCAGGCGGGCTCGCTGCTGCACGGCGACCCGGCCGACCGGTGCCAGAGCGTGCACGGGGGCACCAAGGCGGCGGAGGACTTGCTGGGCTGTGCCGGCGAGCCCCGGATCCTGGGGGGCAGCGCGGAGGAGGCAACCGCCCGCGATCGGGCGCCTAAAACCTTCCCCAACGTGACGCTGGCCTCGGGCCGCTGCAACGTCGACAGCATCCTCGCCTTGCTCCGGAGCAAGTGCGGCAACGGGCACATCAACCTCCACCCCGTGGTGCAGCTCATCGACATCATGAAGGACCTCAACCGTCTCTCCGAGGACCTCAAGAGCAGCGGGGTGCACCTGGACTGCGGCAGCCTccgcggtggcggcggcggtggcCATGAGGACAGCCGCCTCCTGCCCGCCGACCGCGACCTCCAGTACAGCTTCTTCTCCTCGCCCTCCCTGGCCAACAGCATCCGCAGCCCCGAGGAACGGGGGGTGCTCTGCAAAACCGAGCCGCCGCGGCAtccccgggccccggcccgcGATGGAGAAGCCGACAGCGGTGGAGGGAACGTCCCACAGCCCCCCGGCCACAgcgggggcttggggggggccTCCAAAGCCCCGGCGGAGGAAGCCGGTTGCTCCCAGCCTGACGCCGGCGATTACTCGGACCTGGCCGAGGCGGACATCCTAAACGAACTGGCCTCCCTGGCGTGCCCGGGGACGCAGCTGCTGGAGTCGCAGGCGATGGAGCCGCAGCCCCAGTTGCTGCCAGCCCAAGAGCTGGACTCCCAATCCCGGCTGCTGGATTCCCAGTCCCTCGAGTCGCAGCCCCAGCTGCTCGATTCGCAGAGCCTGGAGCCGCTGCCAGAGTCACTGGAGCTGCAAAACCTGGAGCCGTTGGGGTTGCAGTCGCTGGAGCCGCTCTCCGAGTCGCTGGAGCTGCAGTCGCTGGAGCCGCTCTCCGAGTCGCTGGAGCTGCAGTCGCTGGAGCCGCTGGCGGAGCCGCTGGGGCTGCAGACGCTGGAGCCGCTGCCGGGGGCCCTGGAGCCGCCGCTGCTGGACGCGCgggccccgctgctgcccgccGAGCCCTCGCTGCTGGAGGCGCAGCCGCTGGGGCCCGTGTCGGAGCTGCTGGAGGCGCAGCCAGGTGCCGGGGACCCGCTGCGGCCCCAcgggctgcagccccggctGGGGGGGTGTCCCCTGGGCAGCGTGGTGAAGCGGGGCCCCTGCGGGGGCCGAGGGGGCGGGCGGTGCGGTGAGGACCACCGCAAGTACGCCCTGCGCCGGACAGACAAGCCAAAGATGCTGTGCCGCCGGAGGAGGGCAGGACGAGGGCGCCGGGCGGACGTCACCCCTGAGAGCCGCGTCTTGTCCCCCCTCGCCCTGCCTGCTGAGGTGCCCTCCGGGCCTGAGGAGCCCGGCACCCCGCTCCtggcccccccgccgccgccccccgccacGCTGGACCCCGACGAGGTGCCCAAGGCCCCCGCGACAGGGAAGAAGAGCAAGTGCCGGGGGGTGAGGAAGATGGTGGTGAAGATGGCCAAGATCCCCgtgtccctggggaggaggaacaAGACCACCTACAAGGTGTCATCGCTCAGCAGCAACCTGAACCTGGAGGGCAAGGAGCTGGCGGCCAGCAGCTCCATGGAGCCCACGCCGCTGCTCAAGATGAAGAACAACGGGCGCAATGTGGTGGTGGTCTTCCCCCCCGGCGAGATGCCCATCATTCTGAAGCGTAAGCGGGGCAGGCCTCCCAAGAACCTGCTGCTGGGCCAAGCCAAGCCCAAGGAGCCCGCCCCAGaggtgaagaagaggaggaggaggaagcagaagctgGCCTCGCCCCAGCCCTCCTACATTGCCGACACCAACGACAGCAAGGCCGACTACTCGGACGTGCTGGCCAAGCTGGCCTTCCTCAACCGGCAGAGCCAGTGCTCGGGGCGCTGCTCGCCGCCCCGCTGCTGGACCCCCAGCGAGCCCGAGTCCATCCACCAAGCCCCCGACACCCAGAGCATCTCCCACTTCTTGCACCGCGTCCAGGGCTTCCGCCGGCGCGGCGGCAAGGCGGGGGGCTTTGGCGGGCGTGGGGGGGGCCACGCTGCCCGCGCCGCCCGTTGCTCCTTCAGCGATTTCTTCGAGGGCATcgggaagaagaagaaagcccCTGCCACCCTCCACGCCGACACCATGCACCCGCGCAAGCGGGGCCGGCCGGAGCCCGACCCCGTGGGCAAACCCAAGCGAAAGCGACGGGCCCGCAAGAACGGGGCACTCTTCCCCGAGCCCAACCCCGGGCAGAGCTTTGGTGACGGCCCCGCCGAGTGGGCCGGGGGGGAGAAGGGCAGCCCCTGGGCCCCCCACCACGGCCACCCCGGCGGCCAGGCCGGCCGCAATGGCGGCTACCAAGGGGCCGAGGCGAGGCCCTTCCACACCGCCGGGCTGGAGTCGGGCTCCTCCGGCCGGGCCGGCTTCTACACCGGGAGCACGCCGTCCTCGCAGACGGAGGCCGGCGGGGAGAGGCACAGCCTCTTCACCGGCTATTTCCGCTCCTTGCTGGACTCGGACGACTCCTCTGACCTGCTGGACTTCGCCCTCTCGGCCTCCCGCTCCGAGTCCCGCAAGTCGGCGGCCGCCTACACGGCCCCTCCGGCTGCCCTGCCGGGCCAGCGGGGCCTGGCCGCCTACCCAGCCCGGGGTGGCAAGGTGGCTGCGGCAACCCCCGGCGCCGAGGCCGCCTTCCACGCGGCGATGCAGGGCCGGCCGGCCTTCCCGCCCGGCCGCGCTGCCGCTGCCACTGCCGGCTACGGCGTGGCCCAAGGGTCGTCGGAGTGCCGGGGGGCCGAGGCCTTCCCCAAGCTGGCACCGCCCTCGGCCGTCTCCCGGTCGCCCACGGCTCACCCGGCGGCCAGCGGCACCCCTGGCTACTCCCCGTACGGCAGCTACGGCGCCGGGCAGAGCGTGGCACCCGCCAGCGTTTTCCCACCGGGGAAGCAGTACCCGTCGGCCCAGGACTGCCCCAACAGCAAGGACTGCAGCTTCGCCTacggcagcggcagcagcctCCCGTCCTCCCCCAGCAGCGCCCACAGCGCCGGGTACGCGCCGCAGACGGCCGGTCCCAGCCTGCCGCTGGGCAAAGCCGCCTTCTTCAACAGTGCCGAGCAAGGGGGGCAGTTCTCCAGCGCGGCACACACCCCCTTGCGCTGCGACAGCCGGGCCAGCACCGTCTCGCCCGGCGGCTACATGGTGCCCAAGGGTTCAGCCTCCTTCCAGCCCTCGCCTGAAAATTGCCGGCAGTTCCCCAGCGCCGCGCCGTGGGCTTTCCGGCAAGGCTACGGTGGGTTGGACTGGAGCTCGGAGGCCTTCAGCCAGCTCTACAACCCGGGCTTCGAGTGCCACCTCAACGAGCCCAACGTCATCCTGGACATCTCCAACTACACCCCGCAGAAAGCCAAGCAGCAGACGGTCTCGGAGACCTTCTCCGAGTCCTCCTCCGACAGCACCCAGTTCAACCAGCCGGCCGGCTACCGGCGTGCCAACAGCGAGGCCTCCTCCAGCGAGGGCCAGTCCAGCctctccagcctggagaagctgATGATGGACTGGAACGAGGCGTCCTCCGCCCCGGGCTACAACTGGAACCAGAGCGTCCTCTTCCAGAGCAACTCCAAGCCCGGTCGGGGCCGACGGAAGAAGGTGGACATGTTCGACACCTCCCACCTGaacttctcctcctcttcctcctcctcctctgtgtaCCCCTCCAAGAGGAGCACGGgaccccggcagccccgggggtcccggggggcttGTGCCTCCAAGAAGGAGAGGGGGACGGGCAAGGCCAAGTTCCCCACCAAGTCGCAGGCGGTCAACCCCCTTTTCCAGGAGAGCACGGACCTGGGCTTGGACTACTACAGCGGGGACAGCAGCatgtcccccctgccctcccagtCCCGGGGCTTCGGGGTGGGCGAGCGGGACCCCTGCGACTACGCCGGCCCCTACTCCATGAACCCCTCCACCCCCTCGGACGGGACCTTCGTCCAGGGCTTTCAGAGCGACTCCCCCGGTTTGGGGCAGCCGGATTTGGAGAGCAAGCACTTCCCTGCCCTCCCGCACCAGCTGGCAGCCCCTGGCCAGCAGACTGTTTTCGAGGCTGGCTTGCAGAAAGCCTTCTCGCCCAACTGCTCCCCGACCTTGGCCTTCAAGGAGGACCTACGGGCGGGTGACATCCGCAAGCTGCCCGCCTGCGACTCGCTCAAGCACAGCATGCAGGGGGGGGCCCTGCCGCACGCCCCCCACCTGGCCTGCCGTGATCTCCCCATGCCTCAACCGCACTACGACTCCCCCAGTTGCAAAAACCCCCCGTACTGGTATTCCCCCAACGCCAGCACCCGTAGCCCCTCGTACGACGGCAAAGCGGGGGCCGGTATGCTGGTAGACTTCATGGGCAGGACGGACCCCCCGTGTCTCAACCCCCACTTGAGCAGCCCGAGCGGCACCCACCCCTCCAAGGGCGAGAAGGAGCCCTTGGAGATGTCGCGGGCTCACCACCGAGGACCCTACGCTTGTCCCTTGATCAATGACTTGAACATCTCCCCCGTACCGAGAGACTcaatgctgcagctgcaggacaaCTACAGGTACCCCAGTTTTGCACCCCAAGGGCACCCCGTCATGGCCCCCACCCAGAAGAGCGGGTTTTTGGGACCCATGGTAGAGCAACAACACCCCGAGGACACTTTTACGGTCACCTCATTGTAG
- the AHDC1 gene encoding transcription factor Gibbin isoform X1 — protein sequence MLSLKVASGAEGSGTPAAGQEAAPPDGRSLPKRAGSEGLGAQQPADGSSVACQPVALENGASPPAEWFPRTQGSGPRQPGSDGDGRSFKVNLHCKHPRPRDLKCNSRSSSKAEGPGLTFPDPHVSNCSAKRHAGEEEVRMRVKPPGPVVTTSVVRGSPDYVREPKFYPPGHPAQRPPACPAEKALSCSVLSFPEGSCPALSREHQAGSLLHGDPADRCQSVHGGTKAAEDLLGCAGEPRILGGSAEEATARDRAPKTFPNVTLASGRCNVDSILALLRSKCGNGHINLHPVVQLIDIMKDLNRLSEDLKSSGVHLDCGSLRGGGGGGHEDSRLLPADRDLQYSFFSSPSLANSIRSPEERGVLCKTEPPRHPRAPARDGEADSGGGNVPQPPGHSGGLGGASKAPAEEAGCSQPDAGDYSDLAEADILNELASLACPGTQLLESQAMEPQPQLLPAQELDSQSRLLDSQSLESQPQLLDSQSLEPLPESLELQNLEPLGLQSLEPLSESLELQSLEPLSESLELQSLEPLAEPLGLQTLEPLPGALEPPLLDARAPLLPAEPSLLEAQPLGPVSELLEAQPGAGDPLRPHGLQPRLGGCPLGSVVKRGPCGGRGGGRCGEDHRKYALRRTDKPKMLCRRRRAGRGRRADVTPESRVLSPLALPAEVPSGPEEPGTPLLAPPPPPPATLDPDEVPKAPATGKKSKCRGVRKMVVKMAKIPVSLGRRNKTTYKVSSLSSNLNLEGKELAASSSMEPTPLLKMKNNGRNVVVVFPPGEMPIILKRKRGRPPKNLLLGQAKPKEPAPEVKKRRRRKQKLASPQPSYIADTNDSKADYSDVLAKLAFLNRQSQCSGRCSPPRCWTPSEPESIHQAPDTQSISHFLHRVQGFRRRGGKAGGFGGRGGGHAARAARCSFSDFFEGIGKKKKAPATLHADTMHPRKRGRPEPDPVGKPKRKRRARKNGALFPEPNPGQSFGDGPAEWAGGEKGSPWAPHHGHPGGQAGRNGGYQGAEARPFHTAGLESGSSGRAGFYTGSTPSSQTEAGGERHSLFTGYFRSLLDSDDSSDLLDFALSASRSESRKSAAAYTAPPAALPGQRGLAAYPARGGKVAAATPGAEAAFHAAMQGRPAFPPGRAAAATAGYGVAQGSSECRGAEAFPKLAPPSAVSRSPTAHPAASGTPGYSPYGSYGAGQSVAPASVFPPGKQYPSAQDCPNSKDCSFAYGSGSSLPSSPSSAHSAGYAPQTAGPSLPLGKAAFFNSAEQGGQFSSAAHTPLRCDSRASTVSPGGYMVPKGSASFQPSPENCRQFPSAAPWAFRQGYGGLDWSSEAFSQLYNPGFECHLNEPNVILDISNYTPQKAKQQTVSETFSESSSDSTQFNQPAGYRRANSEASSSEGQSSLSSLEKLMMDWNEASSAPGYNWNQSVLFQSNSKPGRGRRKKVDMFDTSHLNFSSSSSSSSVYPSKRSTGPRQPRGSRGACASKKERGTGKAKFPTKSQAVNPLFQESTDLGLDYYSGDSSMSPLPSQSRGFGVGERDPCDYAGPYSMNPSTPSDGTFVQGFQSDSPGLGQPDLESKHFPALPHQLAAPGQQTVFEAGLQKAFSPNCSPTLAFKEDLRAGDIRKLPACDSLKHSMQGGALPHAPHLACRDLPMPQPHYDSPSCKNPPYWYSPNASTRSPSYDGKAGAGMLVDFMGRTDPPCLNPHLSSPSGTHPSKGEKEPLEMSRAHHRGPYACPLINDLNISPVPRDSMLQLQDNYRYPSFAPQGHPVMAPTQKSGFLGPMVEQQHPEDTFTVTSL from the exons ATGGGAGCTCGGTCGCCTGCCAGCCCGTCGCACTGGAGAACGGTGCCAGCCCGCCAGCCGAGTGGTTCCCGCGCACCCAGGGCTCCggcccccgccagcccggcAGCGACGGCGACGGCAGGAGCTTCAAAGTGAACCTGCACTGCAAGCACCCGCGGCCCAG AGACCTCAAGTGCAatagcaggagcagcagcaaagccgAGG GTCCCGGTCTCACCTTCCCCGACCCCCATGTCAGCAACTGCTCGGCCAAGCGGCAcgcgggggaggaggaggtcaGGATGCGCGTGAAGCCCCCGGGCCCAGTGGTAACGACCAGCGTTGTGCGTGGCTCGCCCGACTACGTCCGAGAGCCCAAGTTCTACCCACCGGGGCACCCGGCGCAGCGGCCCCCAGcctgcccggcggaaaaggcCTTATCCTGCAGCGTGCTGAGCTTTCCTGAGGGCTCGTGCCCTGCGCTCAGCCGGGAGCACCAGGCGGGCTCGCTGCTGCACGGCGACCCGGCCGACCGGTGCCAGAGCGTGCACGGGGGCACCAAGGCGGCGGAGGACTTGCTGGGCTGTGCCGGCGAGCCCCGGATCCTGGGGGGCAGCGCGGAGGAGGCAACCGCCCGCGATCGGGCGCCTAAAACCTTCCCCAACGTGACGCTGGCCTCGGGCCGCTGCAACGTCGACAGCATCCTCGCCTTGCTCCGGAGCAAGTGCGGCAACGGGCACATCAACCTCCACCCCGTGGTGCAGCTCATCGACATCATGAAGGACCTCAACCGTCTCTCCGAGGACCTCAAGAGCAGCGGGGTGCACCTGGACTGCGGCAGCCTccgcggtggcggcggcggtggcCATGAGGACAGCCGCCTCCTGCCCGCCGACCGCGACCTCCAGTACAGCTTCTTCTCCTCGCCCTCCCTGGCCAACAGCATCCGCAGCCCCGAGGAACGGGGGGTGCTCTGCAAAACCGAGCCGCCGCGGCAtccccgggccccggcccgcGATGGAGAAGCCGACAGCGGTGGAGGGAACGTCCCACAGCCCCCCGGCCACAgcgggggcttggggggggccTCCAAAGCCCCGGCGGAGGAAGCCGGTTGCTCCCAGCCTGACGCCGGCGATTACTCGGACCTGGCCGAGGCGGACATCCTAAACGAACTGGCCTCCCTGGCGTGCCCGGGGACGCAGCTGCTGGAGTCGCAGGCGATGGAGCCGCAGCCCCAGTTGCTGCCAGCCCAAGAGCTGGACTCCCAATCCCGGCTGCTGGATTCCCAGTCCCTCGAGTCGCAGCCCCAGCTGCTCGATTCGCAGAGCCTGGAGCCGCTGCCAGAGTCACTGGAGCTGCAAAACCTGGAGCCGTTGGGGTTGCAGTCGCTGGAGCCGCTCTCCGAGTCGCTGGAGCTGCAGTCGCTGGAGCCGCTCTCCGAGTCGCTGGAGCTGCAGTCGCTGGAGCCGCTGGCGGAGCCGCTGGGGCTGCAGACGCTGGAGCCGCTGCCGGGGGCCCTGGAGCCGCCGCTGCTGGACGCGCgggccccgctgctgcccgccGAGCCCTCGCTGCTGGAGGCGCAGCCGCTGGGGCCCGTGTCGGAGCTGCTGGAGGCGCAGCCAGGTGCCGGGGACCCGCTGCGGCCCCAcgggctgcagccccggctGGGGGGGTGTCCCCTGGGCAGCGTGGTGAAGCGGGGCCCCTGCGGGGGCCGAGGGGGCGGGCGGTGCGGTGAGGACCACCGCAAGTACGCCCTGCGCCGGACAGACAAGCCAAAGATGCTGTGCCGCCGGAGGAGGGCAGGACGAGGGCGCCGGGCGGACGTCACCCCTGAGAGCCGCGTCTTGTCCCCCCTCGCCCTGCCTGCTGAGGTGCCCTCCGGGCCTGAGGAGCCCGGCACCCCGCTCCtggcccccccgccgccgccccccgccacGCTGGACCCCGACGAGGTGCCCAAGGCCCCCGCGACAGGGAAGAAGAGCAAGTGCCGGGGGGTGAGGAAGATGGTGGTGAAGATGGCCAAGATCCCCgtgtccctggggaggaggaacaAGACCACCTACAAGGTGTCATCGCTCAGCAGCAACCTGAACCTGGAGGGCAAGGAGCTGGCGGCCAGCAGCTCCATGGAGCCCACGCCGCTGCTCAAGATGAAGAACAACGGGCGCAATGTGGTGGTGGTCTTCCCCCCCGGCGAGATGCCCATCATTCTGAAGCGTAAGCGGGGCAGGCCTCCCAAGAACCTGCTGCTGGGCCAAGCCAAGCCCAAGGAGCCCGCCCCAGaggtgaagaagaggaggaggaggaagcagaagctgGCCTCGCCCCAGCCCTCCTACATTGCCGACACCAACGACAGCAAGGCCGACTACTCGGACGTGCTGGCCAAGCTGGCCTTCCTCAACCGGCAGAGCCAGTGCTCGGGGCGCTGCTCGCCGCCCCGCTGCTGGACCCCCAGCGAGCCCGAGTCCATCCACCAAGCCCCCGACACCCAGAGCATCTCCCACTTCTTGCACCGCGTCCAGGGCTTCCGCCGGCGCGGCGGCAAGGCGGGGGGCTTTGGCGGGCGTGGGGGGGGCCACGCTGCCCGCGCCGCCCGTTGCTCCTTCAGCGATTTCTTCGAGGGCATcgggaagaagaagaaagcccCTGCCACCCTCCACGCCGACACCATGCACCCGCGCAAGCGGGGCCGGCCGGAGCCCGACCCCGTGGGCAAACCCAAGCGAAAGCGACGGGCCCGCAAGAACGGGGCACTCTTCCCCGAGCCCAACCCCGGGCAGAGCTTTGGTGACGGCCCCGCCGAGTGGGCCGGGGGGGAGAAGGGCAGCCCCTGGGCCCCCCACCACGGCCACCCCGGCGGCCAGGCCGGCCGCAATGGCGGCTACCAAGGGGCCGAGGCGAGGCCCTTCCACACCGCCGGGCTGGAGTCGGGCTCCTCCGGCCGGGCCGGCTTCTACACCGGGAGCACGCCGTCCTCGCAGACGGAGGCCGGCGGGGAGAGGCACAGCCTCTTCACCGGCTATTTCCGCTCCTTGCTGGACTCGGACGACTCCTCTGACCTGCTGGACTTCGCCCTCTCGGCCTCCCGCTCCGAGTCCCGCAAGTCGGCGGCCGCCTACACGGCCCCTCCGGCTGCCCTGCCGGGCCAGCGGGGCCTGGCCGCCTACCCAGCCCGGGGTGGCAAGGTGGCTGCGGCAACCCCCGGCGCCGAGGCCGCCTTCCACGCGGCGATGCAGGGCCGGCCGGCCTTCCCGCCCGGCCGCGCTGCCGCTGCCACTGCCGGCTACGGCGTGGCCCAAGGGTCGTCGGAGTGCCGGGGGGCCGAGGCCTTCCCCAAGCTGGCACCGCCCTCGGCCGTCTCCCGGTCGCCCACGGCTCACCCGGCGGCCAGCGGCACCCCTGGCTACTCCCCGTACGGCAGCTACGGCGCCGGGCAGAGCGTGGCACCCGCCAGCGTTTTCCCACCGGGGAAGCAGTACCCGTCGGCCCAGGACTGCCCCAACAGCAAGGACTGCAGCTTCGCCTacggcagcggcagcagcctCCCGTCCTCCCCCAGCAGCGCCCACAGCGCCGGGTACGCGCCGCAGACGGCCGGTCCCAGCCTGCCGCTGGGCAAAGCCGCCTTCTTCAACAGTGCCGAGCAAGGGGGGCAGTTCTCCAGCGCGGCACACACCCCCTTGCGCTGCGACAGCCGGGCCAGCACCGTCTCGCCCGGCGGCTACATGGTGCCCAAGGGTTCAGCCTCCTTCCAGCCCTCGCCTGAAAATTGCCGGCAGTTCCCCAGCGCCGCGCCGTGGGCTTTCCGGCAAGGCTACGGTGGGTTGGACTGGAGCTCGGAGGCCTTCAGCCAGCTCTACAACCCGGGCTTCGAGTGCCACCTCAACGAGCCCAACGTCATCCTGGACATCTCCAACTACACCCCGCAGAAAGCCAAGCAGCAGACGGTCTCGGAGACCTTCTCCGAGTCCTCCTCCGACAGCACCCAGTTCAACCAGCCGGCCGGCTACCGGCGTGCCAACAGCGAGGCCTCCTCCAGCGAGGGCCAGTCCAGCctctccagcctggagaagctgATGATGGACTGGAACGAGGCGTCCTCCGCCCCGGGCTACAACTGGAACCAGAGCGTCCTCTTCCAGAGCAACTCCAAGCCCGGTCGGGGCCGACGGAAGAAGGTGGACATGTTCGACACCTCCCACCTGaacttctcctcctcttcctcctcctcctctgtgtaCCCCTCCAAGAGGAGCACGGgaccccggcagccccgggggtcccggggggcttGTGCCTCCAAGAAGGAGAGGGGGACGGGCAAGGCCAAGTTCCCCACCAAGTCGCAGGCGGTCAACCCCCTTTTCCAGGAGAGCACGGACCTGGGCTTGGACTACTACAGCGGGGACAGCAGCatgtcccccctgccctcccagtCCCGGGGCTTCGGGGTGGGCGAGCGGGACCCCTGCGACTACGCCGGCCCCTACTCCATGAACCCCTCCACCCCCTCGGACGGGACCTTCGTCCAGGGCTTTCAGAGCGACTCCCCCGGTTTGGGGCAGCCGGATTTGGAGAGCAAGCACTTCCCTGCCCTCCCGCACCAGCTGGCAGCCCCTGGCCAGCAGACTGTTTTCGAGGCTGGCTTGCAGAAAGCCTTCTCGCCCAACTGCTCCCCGACCTTGGCCTTCAAGGAGGACCTACGGGCGGGTGACATCCGCAAGCTGCCCGCCTGCGACTCGCTCAAGCACAGCATGCAGGGGGGGGCCCTGCCGCACGCCCCCCACCTGGCCTGCCGTGATCTCCCCATGCCTCAACCGCACTACGACTCCCCCAGTTGCAAAAACCCCCCGTACTGGTATTCCCCCAACGCCAGCACCCGTAGCCCCTCGTACGACGGCAAAGCGGGGGCCGGTATGCTGGTAGACTTCATGGGCAGGACGGACCCCCCGTGTCTCAACCCCCACTTGAGCAGCCCGAGCGGCACCCACCCCTCCAAGGGCGAGAAGGAGCCCTTGGAGATGTCGCGGGCTCACCACCGAGGACCCTACGCTTGTCCCTTGATCAATGACTTGAACATCTCCCCCGTACCGAGAGACTcaatgctgcagctgcaggacaaCTACAGGTACCCCAGTTTTGCACCCCAAGGGCACCCCGTCATGGCCCCCACCCAGAAGAGCGGGTTTTTGGGACCCATGGTAGAGCAACAACACCCCGAGGACACTTTTACGGTCACCTCATTGTAG